CAAGCTGGCCGGAAAGATTGTGCTGTTCGGAGCGATGCGTCCGACGCCCGATATCACCGAGCCGCTGTTCAAGCGCTACACGGACGCAGAGCTGAAGGAGATGGAGACGTATGAAGCGGGCGGCGGAGCCTCTGCTCCGGGGTCGCCTGCACTGATGCGGCGCCTCGCCGAACGGGCGAAGATGAATGCGTTGCGCAAGGCGGCACTGAAGCTGATGTCGGATGAGGGCGTGCTGGCGATTCTGACGCCAAGCCGCGATGGTGGCAGCGGCGGTGGAACCGGCATCATCTTCGACGACAATGGAGCCGATCTCGCTCGCGATGCGCAGAAGAAGGAGAACGCCGTCACCATTCCCAACGCGGTGATGATGATCGAGCACTACAACCGGCTCGCCCGGATGTGCGAGGCGCACGTTCCGGTGACGGTCGAGGTGAACATCGAAGCGAAGTTTACCGGCGACCATGAGCACGGCTTCAATACCGTGGCCGAGATTCCGGGTACCGATCCGAAGCTGAAAAACGAAGTGGTGATGGTGGGCGGACATCTCGATAGCTGGATCTCCGGGACTGGCGCGACGGACAACGGTGCGGGCTCGATCGTGGCGATGGAGGCGGTGCGAATTCTGAAGGCGCTGGACATCAAGCCGAAGCGGACGATCCGGATCGCTTTGTGGTCAGGCGAAGAGCAGGGGCTATTTGGCTCGGCTGGCTATGTGAAGCAGCACTTTGGCACCTTCGCGGAGCCGAAAGAGAAGGAACCGGAAAGCGTGCCGAGCTTCATGCGGCAGAAGGGTGCGTTGACGACGACCAAGGAGTGGGAGACGCTGGATGCCTACTACAACCTGGACAACGGGACGGGTAAGGTTCGCGGTGTTTACACGCAGGAGAACTACGCTATCGGGCCGATCTTCAAGCAGTGGATTGCTCCGCTGGCCGACCTGGGCGTAACGACGATCAGCTATCGCAACACTGGCGGAACAGACCATCTTTCGTATGACGCAGTCGGTCTGCCGGGCTTCCAGTTCATTCAGGACGAGATGGACTACGAGACGCGGACGCACCACTCGGACATGGACACGTATGACCGGCTGCATCCGCTCGATCTCGAGCAGGCAGCGGTGGTGGAGGCGATCTTCCTCTACAACACGAGCGAGCGCGAGGCCATGATGCCGCGGAAGCCGTTCCCGCATCCAGAGCTGGAGAAGGGCGCGAAGGCACCGATTCCGGGGATCTATCCGAACGCTGTCGAGCCGAAGTGATTTTTCTTCGTTGCAGAAGACGGCGAGGCCCCAGGGTCTCGCCGTTTTGCTTTTTTAGAGCCAGGCGGTGAGGAAACGTCCGCCGGAGCCGCGGAGTTGCAGTTGGTCGCGGCGGTTCTGGAAGTAGCGCTCGTTGATTTCGACGGAACCGATGTCTTCGATGGCGCGGAACTCTTCGAGTTCATAGGCCACTTCAGGCGGCGTGAACCAGAGTTGGAACGGTTCGCCGGCAAGTGCGACGCGGGAGGCAAGGGAATCGTGTGCGAGCTGTTCGTGCGGAGGCAATACGCGCCGTGGCTGCGCGTAATCGAAGACTACGCCTGAACCGGCGGGGCTCTGGGCGATAAAGCCGATGGTAGCGCGAAAGGCCTCGAGGGTCAGATACGGGATGACGCCGAGCCAGGCAAAGAAGGTCTTTTGGCGAGGATCGAAGCCGGCGGCCTGCAGCTTCTTAAGCGCGGTCTCGTGTTCGAAGTCGACAGGAATGAAACAAAGGCGTGGAGGCGCAGCAAGGCCGGATTCGGCGAGCAGATTCTGCTTCCATGCCTGGGTTGCGGGATGATCGACCTCGAAGACTTGGAGTTTCGGGTAGGGGTTACGGTGGGCGAAGGTGTCGAGGCCCGCGCCAAGCAGGACGTATTGCGTTGCGCCTGCAGCGACGGCTTGCGCCAGCTGGTCTTCGGCGTACCGGCTGCGAGCAACGAGGTGGGCCCGCAAGGCGATAGAAAAAGGACGCTGTTTCTGGCCCGGTGCCGGGTCTGGTGTGCGGCGGAGTTCGACCTGGCCTTCAGCACCGAGAATTCGAATCGCGAAGGGGTCGTCGAAGACGATGGGCGTGTCGTAGATCTGGTGTGCGGCCCGACGCAAAGCGACGCGCATGGCGGTGCGGGATGGGACGGCTTCCTGCATGAGACAAGACTACTTGAGCGTGATCATGGCTGGGATGCGGGTCGTGTTCAAACCGCTCTGGCAGTCAGCGACTGGTCCTGGGCCCAATCGTCGAGCCGGTTCACGAGGGGTACTAGTTCCGCTGCGGGAACAGGACGGCTGAGGTAGTAACCTTGCGCGGTGTCGCAGCCTTCGAGTCCGAGGAAGTGGAACTCTTCGGCGGTCTCGACGCCCTCCGCGACGACGGCCATGGAGAGGCCGTGGGCCATGGCGACCATGGCGCGGACGACGGCGAGGCTGGTCTCCTCCTGCATGCACTTCATCACGAAGGAGCGGTCGATCTTGATGCGGTCGATGGAGAAGCGGGTGATGTAGGAGAGGCTGGAGAAGCCGACGCCGAAGTCGTCGATGGCAAGCCGGATACCCATTCCGCGCATCTCGATGAGCGAGTTCTGGGTGGATGCGGAGTCATTCATCAGAATGCTTTCGGTGATCTCGAGCTCGATCGTTTCGGGATCGCGACCGGACTCATCGAGGCAGCGGCTCACCATATCGGGCAGGCCGAACTGCTGAATCTGGCGCGGAGAGAGATTAACGGCAAGTAGGAAGCGGCGGCCAAGCTGGGCCTCGAGCAGGCCGATCTCATGGCAGGCCCGGCGGAGGACCCACTCGCCGATGGAGACGATGAGGCCAGACTCCTCGGCGACGGGAATGAAGTCTGTGGGCATGACCAAGCCCAGCTCCTGGCTGCGCCAGCGAAGGAGGGCCTCGAAGCCGGTGAGTTCGCGGGTCTTGAAATCGACCAGGGGCTGATAGTGGATCTCGAACTCGTTCGCGGCGAGGGCGCGCTCAAGACCGCTGCGCAGGCGCTGATAGACCTTCGTCGCCTTGTCCATGTCGTCGCTGTAGACCTGGAAGCAGTTCCGGCCTCTCGCCTTGGCGTGGTACATGGCGGTGTCGGCCATCTTCATCAGGGAGTCGGCTTCGAGGGCGTCGCCGAATGCGATACAGACCCCGACGCTGGCAGAAAGAGGAACCTCGCGGTTGCCGACGCGAAAAGGCGCGGAGAGCGCGGAGACGATCTTGGCGGCGACAAGCTCTACTTCCTTGGGATCGTTGAGGTCCGTGATGAGCACGATGAACTCGTCGCCGCTGATGCGTGCCACCGTGTCGCTGCCGCGGACGGACTGGCAGATGCGGCGCGCGGAGACCTTCAGCGCCTGATCCCCCGAGTGGTGTCCCAGCGAATCGTTGATCTGCTTGAAGCGGTCCAGGTCGAGCATAAGCAGGCCAATGCCTGTCTGGGAGCGTTTGGCGCGCTCGATGGCGATGGACAGCCGGTCGCGGAGGAGGCTGCGGGTGGGCAGGCCGGTGAGAGAGTCGTGCTCTGCCTGGTGGCGGAACTTCTCCTCGCTGTCCTGGATGAGGCCCTTCTGACGCCTCAGCTTGCCGGAAAGGACGATGACCCAGCCAAGAACGATCAGGGTAGCGGTCAGGGCTGCTGTCAGCACAATTACTGTATGGGTCGGCGTCCACCATGACGGAGCCTTCAACAGCAGCACGTCCCTTGGCGATCGCATGAAGATGCGGAATGATTTCCGAGAGGCTGGGCCTCCATAGCGGGCGCTGCGCTGATCGTCGATCTGGATGGAACAGATGCCGGTTACGCGGAGGAGGCTGCCGATTCGCAGTGCTTTGGAGGCAGCGCCGTCCATGCCTTTGGGAAGGATCGCCTCAAAGACGAAGCCGTCGGAGGACAGGATCAGCGTGGTGTCGGATGCGGCGGGATTGCGACCGATCAGCTCCGCCTCGATCTCGACCAACTCCGAGCCGAACGATCCTAGCAGAGCACTTTGCGCATTCACCTTTGACGGCATGGCGAGCTTGGAACTCTCTGCCGGTATCGAGGGTGCCTCACGGTAAGCCGCTTCGGTAAGCGATGGCACACTGCCGGAGGTCTCGACGTACCCGACTACATCCGCAACGTCTCCCAGAGCAATGGATTTTGTATCCGTGATCTGAGCGCAGACTCCATGGGTGGCGTCCTGGAGGCAGAGCAGGCTCCCAGGCCACATCAGAGTCACTCGCCCTCGCACGTGGGCGCGTTTTGGAAGTGAGGAGATTGGAGAGTAGCGCGCGAGATCTTCGATGGAACTCAGAGGGGCGCTGAATGGGTCGGCGGGCCCCGCTTCGAGGACCTCGATTCTTGAAGTATCCGGCGTGAGAAGACGAACGCCAATCATTTGCCGATTGCCATTGAAGATAGGCGCAGCGTTTCCACGGGCCTTAACTTGCGAATCTATCAGCATCCTGTAATCGCGGCCCGGTTCGCGGGGCAGTGTGACTGGGAGCAGGCCATCCCTCATCGCCAACTGGAGCACGATATTGAACTCAGTCTCGAAGACCGAACGGATCACGCCTTCAGCCTCGACCCACTGGCCGTCCTCTTTTCCGCTAAGCAGCCGTGTGTAGCTCACTGCGGGAGCTTCCGAGGGAAGAGGTACCCTGCCAAGTACCTTAACGCCGGGGTTGGCGATGATGGGCGCGTAGTCACCTAGACCGCTCCTCCCCGTTACTTCGACCAACGTTCCCGGAGAGATAGACTTGGTCCCCTTCGGGAGATCGACGAAGATACTTCCGCTGGCGTCATGGAGGAAGAGGAAGGATCGCCGGGGATCGACGTGCTCGTCTGAGTAAGTCACCACTCCGCGCAACCTGATTGGGTGGCCCAGGGCCGCTTCGGTGGTCGTCAGATCGTGGGCCTCCCTTGCCGTAGTGATCGGCCGGAGGGCATAGGAACGGGGTGGGGCCGGAGTTGGCTTCTCGCGGGCCCATGAGGTTTGCGGCAGGAGACTCACCGCGCAAACGAAGGGGGTAAGCAGGATCAGGCTATGGTCGAGCCCTCGGTTTCGTCGCCTGCTCATCTGCTCATCCGCTCCATTTCCATATCTCCCCAGAACGCGAATCGCCCTGGGCATCAGTGAAGCCATCGTTCGAGCGACACGGATCAAGAACCCAGCGAGGCTAAAGCGTCCTATCGGCAAAAAAAACGCTTTGTTCAGCTTGAAGCGTTCTTGCGCCGACGTGCGACTGACAGACCCGATGAAGAATGGGAGAATTTGAGGGGGGAGTGGGATGAAACAGGAGGAGAGCTTACGAGCTGGCGCTCGATCTCTAGGATACGATCCCCAGTAGATCACCGCTCTGACTTGCCGCAAATGTACACCCCGACCCGGGGTTCCACAAGAGGGAATTCCAGCAGATTAGTTCTGGTGCATCTATCGCACGGAGGCCCTGGTGGAATCTCCGGTCAGGGATACCGTAGCCGACGGAGTGATCCAGCTCAACGTCTGCGCCAGATAAGCCTTCATCTCTTTGCGGGTTACGATGGCGTCGAGGAAGCCGTGCTCTAGCAGAAATTCCGAGCGCTGAAAGCCTTCAGGCAGCTTCTGGCGAATTGTCTGTTCAATGACGCGAGGGCCAGCGAATCCGATCAGCGCCCCAGGCTCAGCGATGTTCAGGTCGCCAAGCATGGCAAAGCTAGCGGTGACGCCTCCCGTGGTCGGGTCGGTCATCACCGAGATGTAGGGAATCTTTGCATCGTCTAATCGCGCCAGGGCGGAGGAGATTTTAGCCAGTTGCATCAGGCTGGCAATGCCCTCCATCATGCGGGCTCCGCCGGATGCGGCGACGATGATCAGGGGATGTCCTGTGGCCAGCGAGCGGTCGATCGCCCGGGTGATGGTCTCGCCCACGACAGCGCCCATGCTGCCGCCGATGAAGGCGTACTCCATGACGCTCAGCACGACAGGATGCGGGCCAAGGTTGCCGATGGCGTTGACGATCGCGTCGTTGAGCCCGGTCTTCTTCTGGGCTTCGAGGAGGCGGCGTTTGTAGGGTTTGAGGTCGGTGAACTGGAGAGGGTCCGTTGACTTCAGTTCCAGGTCGACAAGCTGGTAGCCGGGTTCGAGCAGGTTCTCGACGCGGCTGCGGGCGTCGAAGCGGAAGTGGTAACCGCACTTGGTGCAGACCTGCAGATTGTCGGCAAGCTCCTGTTTGAAGAGGATCGCGCCGCAGTTACCGCACTTGGTCCACAGACCTTCGGTGCGGACGGTCTTCTCGGCGTCGTTGACTATCTGGTGATCTTCGCGCTTGAACCAGCTCATCTGCGGTGATGCCCCTTTTGAGTGCCTTGGTTATTGTACTAAGAAGCATGGAGGGGAGGTTGCGGCAGTGTGGTCGCGGAGACGAGCAGAGCTGTAGTGGCCGCTTATTGAGTTCTCAAAAGAGCGTGCATAAAGCCACGTCCTGGGAACATCTGAGCAAGCACTGAGCGCGTCAATCGCGGATTCGAAGGGTGTCGATGAGAGCCGCAAGAGCGGCGGGTTGGTTTCGGCGGCTCGGGTAGTAGAGAAAGTATCCCGGAAACGATGGGCACCAATCCTTCAAGATCGGAACGAGGCGTCGCTTTGCGATCAACTTGGCAAGAGTATCTTCGATCGAAGTTCCAATTCCGACGCCGTCAAGAACAGCTCTTATAACCAGGTCAGGATCATCGAAGGAAGCGGGTCCCTGGGGGCTTACGGTGAGAACCTTCCGGCCCTTTTCGAACTCCCATCGATAGAGGCCGTTGCTGAAGCGAAAACCGATGCAGGCGTGGTCTCTCAGGTCCTGTGGGTGTTTCGGGATGGGGTTCGATTCGAAGTATTCCGGAGAGCCAACGACGGCGAGACGCATCTCTCTGGTTACTCGGACGGCGATCATATCGCGTTGAATGAACTCGCCGAGTTGAACGCCCGCGTCATACCCTCCGGCTACGAGATCGACGGGATCGTTGGAAGAGGTAATCTCAAGAATGATCTCGGGGTAGGTGCGAGCGAACTGCGCGAGCTTCGGGAGAATCACCATCTGAGTCGCTGTGCGGGGGGCGATGATCCGTATCCGGCCGGATGGGGAGTTCTTTTGCTTCAGGGTGTCGGAGAGCGCCCGGTCGATTCTCTCTAACGCGGGAGCGAGTTCCTGAAGAAGGGCGGTGCCCGCGGTTGTGGGAGCGACACTTCGCGTGGTTCGGGCGAGAAGCTGAAGGCCGAGCCGTTTCTCCAGGCCTCGCATGGAGTGACTTAAAGCGGATTGCGAGATGCCGAGGCGAGCGGCGGCGCGGGTGAAATTGCGTTCCTCTGCGACCGTGGCGAAGGCGGAGAGCTCTGCCAAATTATTCCTGATCATCCATGAATATTACTCATGAAGCTTTGCATATTGAAACCCACTCTGCTCATGAATGAGTGACATCCTATATCTCGTGCGGCGATAGCGATCTCCGCGCAGATGAGGAGACTCGATATGAATATTTCGTTTGAGGGGAAGGTCGCTCTGGTAACAGGCGCAGCGTCAGGACTTGGGCTGGCAACCGCAAAAGCATTTGCTGAGGCCGGAGCCTCGGTTGTGCTGGCTGACTGGAACGAGAAGGAAGTGGGGTCGGCAGCGAAGCAGCTTGTCGATGGCGGCTACAAGGCGATTGCCGTGACGTGCGATGTCTCCGACGATGCGCAAGTGGAGGCGATGGTGAAGAAGACGGTCGCGGAGTTTGGGCGGCTGGATGCGGCCTATAACAATGCGGGCATTCAGAATGTGCTGGCTGAGACAGCCGATTCCCCGCGCGACGACTACGACCGGGTGATGAGTATCAATCTTCGCGGCGTGTGGAGCTGCATGAAGTTCGAGCTGCAGGTGATGCGAGAACAAGGCAGTGGAGCGATTGTGAACTGCTCTTCGCTGGGCGGGTTGGTGGGCGGCAATCAGCGAGGTACGTATCACGCAGCGAAGCATGGGGTGATCGGCTTTACCAAGAGTGCGGCGCTTGAGTATGCGACGCGCGGCATTCGCGTGAACGATGTTTGTCCAGGCATGATCCGTACACCGATGAGCGACAAGATGGAAGCCGAAGGCCAGGGCGAGCTCCTGAAGGCGATGCTTGAGAACTACGTTCCGATGAAGCGAGAAGGTCGCCCCGAGGAGATCGCGAATACGGTTCTCTTCTTATGCAGTGATGCGGCAAGCTACATTACGGGACAGTCGATCTCAGTCGATGGCGGATTCGTGATGCGTTAGTGGGAAGTGATTCGCGGATGACCGAGGCGGATGAGCGGTTAGGCGCGGGACTTGACTTCGGGGTAGCGTGCGTAGATGCGATGCTGGTCCTCTGAACTCAACTGCGAGAGGCGAACGGGCTTGTCCTGGCGACGTGTCCCCTTCTGGTTGAGAACGTTCATCAGGCTCCACTCGCGCTGTAGGCCTACGGGCTCCGTGGCAGGAAGGTCGTAGCGGGTGAAGTCGATGGCCAAGGGTTGGCTGTTCGTCGTCCAGTCATGCAGCAGGCCGAGGCGGAAGTCGCGGTTCATGAACCACTCGATCTCTAGGTTCTTCTCGGAGCCGGGAGCGCCGGTGCCCTTCATGTCGAAGCGATAGTTGAGCGCTGCGTTGCTGGCGTTGTGCTTGCGCCAATCCAGGCCAAATGCGCCCTCGGTGATGACCTGCGTGTCGGGCCAGCGGTCGTGCAAGGCCTGCAGCCACCACGTAAGGTCTTCGTCGTGGCCGACCGAGACCTCCCATATTCCTGTGACCCAGCCGAAACCGTTAAGGGCGTGGCCGCGGTCGAAGTGCGCGGCGGTGGTCTCGATCATCTCCCTGCGGCCAACTTCCTTGCCGAGATTGCCGACGGCCTCGATGGGGCCAACGCCGAGACGGCTGTTGAAGCCGCCTTCAAAGCCTTCTCGGCGAGCCGAGAGGAAGTCGCAGGTCCAGCCGTCGAGGCAGACAGAATCGATGAAGTCAGCTTTACCCTGGGCGGGCTTCAGGTAGTGCTCGCGGCTGGGGTAGTAGGGGTAGCATATGCCGCCGTCACCGTCGCCGTGGTCGATGCCATGTTGGCTCCAGATCTGGCCCTGGCAGACGTGGATGCCTTCGTCTTCTGCGAGGTGGCGCTGATTTTCCGCGTCCATGAAGCCGGCGACGAGGCACTCCGGGCGGTACTTGCCGCCAACCATCTCGGAGATCATATTGAGCGACTTGTGGATGGTCTGGCGATTGTTTTCCCGGGTGTCGTACATGGGGGCGAAGTAGCCGCCGGGGATGAAGGTGATCTCGTCGCCGTACTTGTCGTGGTAGGAGGCGAGCAGGCGTCTGCCCTCCTGGTACTCCTTGCGCTGGTCGATGAGGGCAAGCCAGCTTATGGCCCAGGTCATCTTTCCGTTGGGGCAGCCGCGGGCGAAGGCTTCACGGCGGGAGCGGAGGCGGGCTGGGCTGTTGTCGGGCGATTCATCCTGCCCGATAGAACGGGCGGGAGTTACTTCAATCTGGTTTACGCGGAAGACGGAAACGTGGGTGAGGAAGCGTCCTGTTAGAGGCGTATGGGAGGCAGCGAAGAGTTGCGGCTGCAGCACGAGCGAGGTCGCTCCGCCGAGGAATCGTCTTCTTGTCCAGATGTCGCTCATTTGATCTCTCGTGTCTCCGAGGTGTTCGAGGCTTCATGCTAGCAGCCGCTATGAGAAGTGAATAGAGAGTGCGGTTCGTGCTTTGCACGGAAGTCCCACCCTTCACGGGAAGCAAAAACGCGATGGATGGGGCAACCTGCCATAGGCTGTATGGCTGGCGCATCTTCGGCGCCAGGAGTTGATCGCGTTCGAAGGCTGATAGTAGATTTACGATGTCCGGTTGATGCCTCCTTGTGGGTCGGGGGAGATTGAATATGCATCGCGTTACCTTGAACCTGTTGTTGCTGGGGACACTCGTCATAAGCAGTGCATTGCCGAGCCAGACTTCGAAGCATCTTCGCTCCAGTGCCGGGGCGGAGATCGCTTATGACGAGTTCGGCAATCCGCTGTCGGCGAGATGTCTCGTCCTTCTACATGGAGCGAGTGGTCCCGTTCCGTTCTACCGAGATGAGGCGAAGTTCTTTGGAGACGAAGGCTTTCGCGTACTGATGCCGCACTACTTCGAAGCGACGCGAGGGCAGTCGCCTAGTTCTGAGAACTATCAGAAGTGGGCGAGCCTTACGGCCGACTTTGTCTCTGAGTGCCGCAAGCAGGCCGCTACGAAATCCGTGTTCCTCATAGGATTTTCATTGGGCTCGTCGGTCGCCTTGGCGGCCGGATCGCAAATTGTTTCAGTGGATGCTATCGCGGACTGGTATGGGAGCCTGCCGGACGAGTTCTTCTATCAGATGAAGGGTATGCCGCCGCTTCTGATTCTTCATGGCGAGGCGGATTCGAATATCCCGCTTATGAACGCACAACAGCTAGTGAAGCTTTGTGAGTTGAAGCACCTCGAGTGCGAGCATCACTTTTATGCGGACCAGGGACATGGCTTTGGTGGCTCAGCGTTGAAAGATGCGCGCCAGAGGACGCTTGCATTCTTTGTGGGTCATGCCAGGTGAGGATAGTTCGCCCACATCTTAGAAGCGAGATGTGGGCGAAACAGGGTTGTGGCGGCTGGTCAGGCGAGAGTGATGGAGAGGGTAGTCACGTTTGCGGCGGGGAAGGTGTGCATCAGCCTTCCGGATTTAATCTCACCGATCGCGGCTGGGGCGGGTCGGACCACGCATGGCGACCTTCTTCGCATGGCAGGGGAAGATGTTGTGCGTGACGCCGCTGAGCAGAGCGTCGCGCATGGTCGATTGCTGCGAGAGGTTGTAGTGCGTGTTGAGTTCCGTGCCCTTGCCGTAGCGTGCTCCCCGCTCGTTGACGAACCTCCGGTCTAAAAATGACGCTGGGTCGCAGACCGTTCGTGCGGTTGCGCGATGCGGAAGTTGCAGAGGTTAAGTGGTGTGGCGGACCTAGCTTGGCACGCTTTCGTGTCTAAGATGAAACTGCTGGCGACGCGTCCGGACTTCTTTTCTTGCTCTTATCCCATTTTTCCCATAGAGACGAGCTACGACCTGTCACTGCGACCGACAGCGGTCAATTTTACTGCTTGCTCAAATTCCGATTTGGCGCAGACAGAGTCCCGATTCATTTTGCGACGTTAAGGGGAAAGCATGACCATCAGCAAGAAACTTTATGCTTCATTCGCAGCTGTACTCGCCTCCACCATCATCCTGACGGCTGTGGGCATGGTTCAGGTAAACAAGATCAGCGACGCTCTAACCCTCATCAACGACGTCAACGGGGTGAAAGAGCGATATGCGATCAACTTCCGCGGGAGCACTCATGATCGCTCGATCGCAGTGCGTGATGTAACACTGGTGCCCGCCGCTGAGCTGCCGGACATCATTGAACATATCAAGCACCTCGAAGATGCATACAGCAAGTCTGCGCTTCCTATGGATGACCTCTTTGCCGCAGGTACCAACGTGTCCGACGAAGAGCGGAGCCAATTGGGAAAGATCAAGGATGCGGAGCAAAAAGCTACTGCGCTTCTGTATGACGTCATCCAAAAACAGAAGGCCGGAAGCAACGCACTAGCACAAAAAGAAGTCCTGGATGAGGCACGTCCCGCGTTTGTGGCGTGGCTGGCGGCTGAAAATGGCTTCATCGATATGGAAGAGACGTCCAACAAGAAGCAAGCGATCATGGCGCGAGAGATCGGGCTAGAGTTTCAACACCTAATGCTGATGCTCGCGTTTATCGCGACGGCGGTCGGCATTGCACTTGCAATCTACATCGTAAAGGGAATCAACTCCGCTCTCAAGCAAACAGCCGTCGAGCTCCAAGAAGGGGCTGATCAGATCGCATCGGCATCATCCCAGGTCACCGAATCGAGCCAGTCGCTGGCTCAGGGAGCGTCGGAGCAGGCCGCCTCTCTTGAAGAGACCTCTGCTGCCGCGGAGCAGATCAACTCGATGGCCCACAAAAATACAGTAAACGCCACGACCATGTCGCAGTTGGTCATCGATTCCAAGGCGGAGTTCGTCAACACGAATGAACAACTTGGCGAGATGATGGCGGCGATGGATGATATCAACGTCTCCAGCGGAAAGATCTCGAAGATCATCAAGATCATCGATGAAATTGCATTTCAGACGAATATCCTGGCGCTGAATGCGGCGGTAGAAGCAGCTCGCGCCGGCGAAGCCGGAATGGGCTTCGCGGTCGTGGCCGATGAA
This Granulicella aggregans DNA region includes the following protein-coding sequences:
- a CDS encoding SDR family NAD(P)-dependent oxidoreductase, which produces MNISFEGKVALVTGAASGLGLATAKAFAEAGASVVLADWNEKEVGSAAKQLVDGGYKAIAVTCDVSDDAQVEAMVKKTVAEFGRLDAAYNNAGIQNVLAETADSPRDDYDRVMSINLRGVWSCMKFELQVMREQGSGAIVNCSSLGGLVGGNQRGTYHAAKHGVIGFTKSAALEYATRGIRVNDVCPGMIRTPMSDKMEAEGQGELLKAMLENYVPMKREGRPEEIANTVLFLCSDAASYITGQSISVDGGFVMR
- the accD gene encoding acetyl-CoA carboxylase, carboxyltransferase subunit beta, with the translated sequence MSWFKREDHQIVNDAEKTVRTEGLWTKCGNCGAILFKQELADNLQVCTKCGYHFRFDARSRVENLLEPGYQLVDLELKSTDPLQFTDLKPYKRRLLEAQKKTGLNDAIVNAIGNLGPHPVVLSVMEYAFIGGSMGAVVGETITRAIDRSLATGHPLIIVAASGGARMMEGIASLMQLAKISSALARLDDAKIPYISVMTDPTTGGVTASFAMLGDLNIAEPGALIGFAGPRVIEQTIRQKLPEGFQRSEFLLEHGFLDAIVTRKEMKAYLAQTLSWITPSATVSLTGDSTRASVR
- a CDS encoding LysR family transcriptional regulator; the protein is MAELSAFATVAEERNFTRAAARLGISQSALSHSMRGLEKRLGLQLLARTTRSVAPTTAGTALLQELAPALERIDRALSDTLKQKNSPSGRIRIIAPRTATQMVILPKLAQFARTYPEIILEITSSNDPVDLVAGGYDAGVQLGEFIQRDMIAVRVTREMRLAVVGSPEYFESNPIPKHPQDLRDHACIGFRFSNGLYRWEFEKGRKVLTVSPQGPASFDDPDLVIRAVLDGVGIGTSIEDTLAKLIAKRRLVPILKDWCPSFPGYFLYYPSRRNQPAALAALIDTLRIRD
- a CDS encoding DUF3863 domain-containing protein; the protein is MSDIWTRRRFLGGATSLVLQPQLFAASHTPLTGRFLTHVSVFRVNQIEVTPARSIGQDESPDNSPARLRSRREAFARGCPNGKMTWAISWLALIDQRKEYQEGRRLLASYHDKYGDEITFIPGGYFAPMYDTRENNRQTIHKSLNMISEMVGGKYRPECLVAGFMDAENQRHLAEDEGIHVCQGQIWSQHGIDHGDGDGGICYPYYPSREHYLKPAQGKADFIDSVCLDGWTCDFLSARREGFEGGFNSRLGVGPIEAVGNLGKEVGRREMIETTAAHFDRGHALNGFGWVTGIWEVSVGHDEDLTWWLQALHDRWPDTQVITEGAFGLDWRKHNASNAALNYRFDMKGTGAPGSEKNLEIEWFMNRDFRLGLLHDWTTNSQPLAIDFTRYDLPATEPVGLQREWSLMNVLNQKGTRRQDKPVRLSQLSSEDQHRIYARYPEVKSRA
- a CDS encoding class I SAM-dependent methyltransferase, whose protein sequence is MQEAVPSRTAMRVALRRAAHQIYDTPIVFDDPFAIRILGAEGQVELRRTPDPAPGQKQRPFSIALRAHLVARSRYAEDQLAQAVAAGATQYVLLGAGLDTFAHRNPYPKLQVFEVDHPATQAWKQNLLAESGLAAPPRLCFIPVDFEHETALKKLQAAGFDPRQKTFFAWLGVIPYLTLEAFRATIGFIAQSPAGSGVVFDYAQPRRVLPPHEQLAHDSLASRVALAGEPFQLWFTPPEVAYELEEFRAIEDIGSVEINERYFQNRRDQLQLRGSGGRFLTAWL
- a CDS encoding M20/M25/M40 family metallo-hydrolase; translation: MTFAAKMLSLGLGAAALASLTGVAVAADKTPSYYGPQPAVESIDLTMYARIREEGFKHSHVMQFGDALANGIGPRLTGSPNMAKANAWTRDTLTTIGLSNAHLEDWGEFGMGWQQINTWVRMVGPDPEPLWAQAAPWSPATKGPVTGEIVYVNISDEKELDAFKGKLAGKIVLFGAMRPTPDITEPLFKRYTDAELKEMETYEAGGGASAPGSPALMRRLAERAKMNALRKAALKLMSDEGVLAILTPSRDGGSGGGTGIIFDDNGADLARDAQKKENAVTIPNAVMMIEHYNRLARMCEAHVPVTVEVNIEAKFTGDHEHGFNTVAEIPGTDPKLKNEVVMVGGHLDSWISGTGATDNGAGSIVAMEAVRILKALDIKPKRTIRIALWSGEEQGLFGSAGYVKQHFGTFAEPKEKEPESVPSFMRQKGALTTTKEWETLDAYYNLDNGTGKVRGVYTQENYAIGPIFKQWIAPLADLGVTTISYRNTGGTDHLSYDAVGLPGFQFIQDEMDYETRTHHSDMDTYDRLHPLDLEQAAVVEAIFLYNTSEREAMMPRKPFPHPELEKGAKAPIPGIYPNAVEPK
- a CDS encoding putative bifunctional diguanylate cyclase/phosphodiesterase, which gives rise to MSRRRNRGLDHSLILLTPFVCAVSLLPQTSWAREKPTPAPPRSYALRPITTAREAHDLTTTEAALGHPIRLRGVVTYSDEHVDPRRSFLFLHDASGSIFVDLPKGTKSISPGTLVEVTGRSGLGDYAPIIANPGVKVLGRVPLPSEAPAVSYTRLLSGKEDGQWVEAEGVIRSVFETEFNIVLQLAMRDGLLPVTLPREPGRDYRMLIDSQVKARGNAAPIFNGNRQMIGVRLLTPDTSRIEVLEAGPADPFSAPLSSIEDLARYSPISSLPKRAHVRGRVTLMWPGSLLCLQDATHGVCAQITDTKSIALGDVADVVGYVETSGSVPSLTEAAYREAPSIPAESSKLAMPSKVNAQSALLGSFGSELVEIEAELIGRNPAASDTTLILSSDGFVFEAILPKGMDGAASKALRIGSLLRVTGICSIQIDDQRSARYGGPASRKSFRIFMRSPRDVLLLKAPSWWTPTHTVIVLTAALTATLIVLGWVIVLSGKLRRQKGLIQDSEEKFRHQAEHDSLTGLPTRSLLRDRLSIAIERAKRSQTGIGLLMLDLDRFKQINDSLGHHSGDQALKVSARRICQSVRGSDTVARISGDEFIVLITDLNDPKEVELVAAKIVSALSAPFRVGNREVPLSASVGVCIAFGDALEADSLMKMADTAMYHAKARGRNCFQVYSDDMDKATKVYQRLRSGLERALAANEFEIHYQPLVDFKTRELTGFEALLRWRSQELGLVMPTDFIPVAEESGLIVSIGEWVLRRACHEIGLLEAQLGRRFLLAVNLSPRQIQQFGLPDMVSRCLDESGRDPETIELEITESILMNDSASTQNSLIEMRGMGIRLAIDDFGVGFSSLSYITRFSIDRIKIDRSFVMKCMQEETSLAVVRAMVAMAHGLSMAVVAEGVETAEEFHFLGLEGCDTAQGYYLSRPVPAAELVPLVNRLDDWAQDQSLTARAV